A part of Pantoea vagans genomic DNA contains:
- a CDS encoding serine/threonine protein kinase: MSANDNPKTVPNALPDGYRFNEFEIKEVIGGGGFGIVYRAWDHQLERTIAIKEYMPVSLAVRAADLTLELRGERFQKLFNAGLTSFIQEARLLARFNHPGLLHVLRFWEQNGTAYMGTLYYSGMTLKEWQLTSPASISEAWIRRLLPPLLGAISTIHQAGYLHRDISLDNIQIQENQLPVLLDFGSARKEIGNLSDETEIMLKPGFAPIEQYSEEGEVEQGPWTDIYALGAVLHSLITGNPPPVSVVRCIEDNYQPLVERQPEGYSLPLLHAIDCALAMKPGDRPQTIDAFAALIDLPVSDVEAVVNSFPVPGEPPVLPIEEPVEAAPPVVMAMNHAAASAEPVTPRTVRRLSPGLLGLAAVALLAVVVTVWLANRHSATPEVVNNPAAATQAPASAPPAAAVPAALATVYLKLESGESVVLNGQPVEVKPGSSGFAALNLAAGQYKIDVKNGSEMHTQSLTIDKPGTWLINPDN, from the coding sequence ATGTCGGCAAATGATAATCCGAAAACCGTTCCGAATGCCCTGCCTGACGGATACCGTTTTAATGAATTTGAGATCAAGGAAGTGATCGGAGGCGGCGGCTTCGGCATCGTCTATCGCGCGTGGGATCACCAGCTTGAACGTACTATTGCCATTAAAGAGTATATGCCCGTGTCGCTGGCTGTCCGTGCCGCCGACTTAACGCTGGAGCTGCGCGGTGAACGTTTCCAGAAGCTGTTTAATGCCGGGCTGACCAGCTTTATTCAGGAAGCGCGTCTGCTGGCTCGCTTCAATCATCCCGGTCTGCTGCACGTGCTGCGCTTCTGGGAGCAGAACGGCACCGCCTATATGGGCACGCTTTACTACAGCGGAATGACGCTGAAAGAGTGGCAGCTGACCAGCCCGGCCTCGATCTCTGAAGCCTGGATCCGCCGCCTGCTGCCGCCGCTGCTGGGAGCCATCAGCACCATCCATCAGGCCGGCTATCTGCATCGCGACATCTCGCTTGATAATATCCAGATTCAGGAAAACCAGCTGCCGGTGCTGCTGGATTTCGGCTCGGCGCGTAAAGAGATTGGCAACCTCTCTGACGAAACCGAAATCATGCTTAAACCGGGCTTTGCGCCGATTGAGCAGTACAGCGAAGAAGGCGAAGTCGAACAGGGACCGTGGACCGATATTTATGCGCTGGGCGCGGTGCTGCACAGCCTGATTACCGGTAATCCACCGCCAGTCAGTGTGGTGCGCTGTATTGAAGATAATTATCAGCCGCTGGTGGAACGTCAGCCAGAAGGCTACTCGCTGCCGCTGCTGCATGCCATTGACTGCGCGCTGGCCATGAAACCCGGCGATCGTCCGCAAACGATTGACGCCTTTGCGGCGCTGATTGATCTGCCGGTCAGTGATGTGGAAGCCGTGGTAAACAGCTTCCCGGTGCCGGGCGAGCCGCCTGTGCTACCCATCGAGGAGCCGGTTGAAGCGGCCCCGCCGGTGGTGATGGCAATGAATCACGCTGCCGCGTCAGCGGAGCCGGTAACGCCGCGCACGGTGCGGCGGCTGTCGCCAGGCTTGCTGGGGCTGGCTGCCGTGGCGCTTCTGGCCGTGGTCGTCACCGTCTGGCTGGCTAATCGCCACAGTGCCACACCGGAGGTCGTTAACAACCCGGCAGCCGCGACGCAGGCACCTGCATCAGCTCCGCCGGCAGCCGCCGTGCCTGCTGCCCTGGCGACGGTTTATCTTAAGCTGGAAAGCGGTGAAAGCGTGGTGCTGAATGGACAGCCGGTTGAGGTCAAACCCGGCAGCAGCGGCTTTGCGGCGCTGAATCTGGCGGCAGGACAGTATAAAATTGATGTCAAAAATGGCAGCGAAATGCACACGCAGTCCCTGACGATTGATAAGCCGGGCACCTGGCTGATAAATCCGGATAACTAA
- a CDS encoding gamma-glutamylcyclotransferase: MLTREFLLKADCKTSFGDIDETLLWSCEQRAASLAATLACRPDHSPVWIFGYGSLMWNPIFEADEVASGSLEGWHRAFCLRLIAGRGTATHPGRMLALKQGGRTTGLAFRLPEARLHEELALLWKREMITGCYLPTWCELQLEDGRSVTALTFIMDPRHPLYESDSCPEAIAPLIAAASGPLGSNAQYLFALEEELTRRGMEEESLSRLAHQVRTLQQSCLRQA, translated from the coding sequence TTGCTTACCCGGGAATTTCTGTTAAAAGCGGATTGTAAAACGTCATTCGGGGATATCGATGAGACGCTGCTCTGGAGTTGCGAGCAGCGCGCGGCTTCGCTGGCAGCCACGCTGGCCTGCCGTCCCGATCACAGCCCGGTCTGGATCTTTGGTTACGGCTCGCTGATGTGGAACCCGATTTTTGAGGCGGACGAAGTCGCATCCGGTTCGCTGGAAGGCTGGCATCGCGCTTTCTGTCTGCGGCTGATTGCCGGACGTGGCACCGCCACGCATCCTGGCCGCATGCTGGCGCTGAAGCAGGGTGGCCGCACGACGGGACTGGCGTTTCGTCTGCCGGAAGCGCGGTTACATGAAGAGCTGGCGCTGCTGTGGAAGCGGGAAATGATCACCGGCTGTTATTTACCGACATGGTGTGAGTTACAGCTGGAGGATGGCCGCAGCGTCACTGCGCTGACCTTTATTATGGACCCGCGCCATCCGCTCTATGAATCGGACTCCTGCCCGGAGGCGATTGCGCCTTTAATTGCCGCAGCGAGTGGCCCGCTGGGATCGAATGCACAGTATCTGTTTGCGCTGGAAGAAGAACTGACCCGGCGCGGCATGGAAGAAGAGAGTCTGAGCCGGCTGGCGCATCAGGTGCGGACGCTGCAGCAATCCTGCCTCAGGCAGGCCTGA
- the chaB gene encoding putative cation transport regulator ChaB, whose translation MPYANRADLPDNVKHVLPAHAQDIYQQAFNSAWDQYKEAEDRRGDDSREEVAHKVAWAAVKKEYEKGDDDKWHPKR comes from the coding sequence ATGCCTTACGCTAACCGAGCCGACTTACCTGACAATGTAAAACACGTGCTTCCTGCACACGCGCAGGATATCTATCAGCAGGCCTTTAACAGCGCATGGGATCAGTATAAAGAGGCTGAAGATCGCCGCGGCGATGATTCACGGGAAGAGGTCGCGCATAAAGTCGCCTGGGCCGCCGTGAAGAAAGAGTATGAAAAAGGCGATGATGATAAGTGGCACCCTAAACGTTAA
- the chaA gene encoding sodium-potassium/proton antiporter ChaA, with amino-acid sequence MPSHEKTRHKEFSLIFPIITLGILYFFGANTSFPVVVGINLLALVAILSSAFSVVRHADVLAHRLGEPYGSLILSLSVVILEVSLISALMATGDAAPGLMRDTLYSIVMIVTGGLVGFALLLGGNKFATQYVNLAGVKQYLIAIFPLAILVLVFPNALPGGNFSVTQALLIAAISAAMYGVFLLIQTKTHQSLFVYEHEDDSDDGDPHHGKPSAHSSVWHTVWLIVHLIAVIAVTKMNANTLESLLTEMNAPAQFTGFLVALLILSPEGLGAIKAVLMNQVQRAMNLFFGSVLATISLTVPAVTIIATLTGQELIFGLEPPQMVIMMASLILCQISFSTGRTNVLNGAAHLALFIGYLMTIML; translated from the coding sequence ATGCCTTCACATGAAAAAACACGTCACAAGGAATTCTCGCTGATATTTCCCATTATCACGCTGGGTATACTCTATTTTTTTGGTGCAAATACCTCATTTCCGGTCGTAGTCGGTATTAACTTACTGGCGCTGGTTGCCATTCTGAGCAGCGCATTCAGCGTTGTGCGTCACGCTGACGTGCTGGCCCATCGGCTGGGTGAGCCTTATGGCTCGCTGATCCTGAGTCTGTCGGTGGTGATTCTGGAAGTGAGCCTGATCTCCGCGCTGATGGCGACCGGCGATGCCGCACCCGGGCTGATGCGCGATACGCTTTATTCGATAGTGATGATTGTGACCGGCGGGCTGGTAGGTTTCGCGCTGCTGCTGGGCGGTAATAAATTTGCGACGCAGTACGTTAATCTGGCTGGCGTAAAGCAATATCTCATCGCTATCTTCCCGCTGGCGATTCTGGTGCTGGTGTTTCCCAACGCGCTGCCGGGCGGAAATTTCTCGGTGACGCAGGCGCTGCTGATTGCGGCGATTTCCGCGGCGATGTATGGCGTATTCCTGCTGATTCAGACCAAAACGCATCAGAGCCTGTTTGTCTATGAGCATGAAGATGATAGCGATGATGGTGATCCGCACCATGGTAAGCCCTCGGCGCACAGCAGCGTCTGGCACACCGTCTGGCTGATCGTGCATCTGATTGCCGTTATTGCCGTGACCAAAATGAACGCCAACACGCTGGAAAGCCTGCTGACGGAGATGAATGCACCGGCACAGTTCACCGGTTTCCTGGTGGCCCTGCTGATCCTCTCCCCTGAAGGTCTGGGCGCGATTAAGGCGGTGCTGATGAATCAGGTGCAGCGTGCCATGAACCTGTTCTTTGGTTCGGTGCTGGCAACCATCTCCCTGACGGTGCCTGCGGTGACCATTATCGCCACGCTGACCGGACAGGAGCTGATATTCGGGCTGGAGCCGCCGCAGATGGTGATTATGATGGCATCGCTGATCCTCTGTCAGATCTCCTTCTCAACCGGCCGCACCAATGTTCTGAACGGTGCTGCGCATCTGGCGCTGTTTATTGGCTATCTGATGACTATCATGCTGTAA
- the kdsA gene encoding 3-deoxy-8-phosphooctulonate synthase: MTQKVVSIGDINVANDLPFVLFGGMNVLESRDLAMRICEHYVTVTNKLGIPYVFKASFDKANRSSIHSYRGPGLEEGMKIFQELKQTFGVKIITDVHEAAQAQPVSEVVDVIQLPAFLARQTDLVEAMAKTGAVINVKKPQFVSPGQMGNIVDKFAEGGNEQVILCDRGSNFGYDNLVVDMLGFNVMKKVTKNSPVIFDVTHALQTRDPFGAASGGRRAQVAELARAGMAVGIAGLFIEAHPDPEHALCDGPSALPLDKLEPFLVQMKAIDDLVKSFPELDTSK; this comes from the coding sequence ATGACACAGAAAGTCGTGAGTATTGGCGATATCAACGTTGCAAACGATCTGCCATTTGTACTGTTTGGCGGGATGAACGTGCTGGAGTCGCGCGACCTGGCGATGCGCATCTGCGAGCACTATGTCACCGTGACAAATAAACTCGGTATTCCTTACGTGTTTAAGGCGTCGTTTGATAAAGCGAACCGCTCCTCTATTCACTCTTATCGTGGCCCAGGCCTCGAAGAGGGGATGAAGATTTTCCAGGAGCTGAAGCAGACATTTGGCGTGAAGATTATCACTGATGTCCATGAAGCGGCACAGGCGCAGCCCGTCTCCGAAGTGGTTGATGTGATTCAGCTGCCGGCCTTCCTGGCGCGTCAGACTGACCTGGTGGAAGCGATGGCGAAAACCGGTGCGGTCATCAACGTGAAGAAGCCCCAGTTCGTCAGCCCGGGTCAGATGGGCAACATCGTGGATAAGTTCGCGGAAGGCGGCAACGAGCAGGTTATCCTGTGCGATCGCGGCAGCAACTTTGGCTATGACAATCTGGTTGTCGACATGCTTGGCTTTAACGTGATGAAGAAAGTCACCAAAAACAGCCCGGTAATTTTCGACGTGACCCATGCGCTGCAGACGCGCGATCCGTTTGGCGCGGCATCCGGTGGTCGTCGTGCGCAGGTGGCAGAGCTGGCGCGTGCCGGTATGGCGGTCGGCATTGCCGGTCTGTTTATCGAAGCGCATCCGGATCCGGAGCACGCCCTGTGTGATGGCCCATCCGCGCTGCCGCTGGATAAGCTGGAGCCGTTCCTGGTGCAGATGAAAGCGATTGACGATCTGGTGAAGAGCTTCCCGGAACTCGATACCAGCAAGTAA
- the sirB1 gene encoding invasion regulator SirB1 — translation MTSTEQLDFSQTPLCEAVIGATLAIRADFPAVSVEAQLAALVAEARDYVSDIEDADMQLEKLLELFYRQWGFCGASGVYKLSDALWIDNVLKTRQGTAVSLGVILLHIAAELELPLMPVIFPTQLILRADWIDGDKWMINPFNGETLDRHTLEVWLKGNISPTARLYDDDLDEAKTVTVMRKMLDTLKAALMEEQKMELALNVSQVLLRIDPDDPYEIRDRGLIYAQLECEHIALSDLNYFVEQCPEDPVSEMIKVQIHAIEQKQVTLH, via the coding sequence ATGACCTCGACCGAACAATTAGATTTCAGCCAGACACCGCTGTGTGAAGCGGTGATTGGTGCCACGCTTGCCATCCGCGCCGATTTCCCGGCGGTGTCGGTGGAAGCGCAGCTTGCGGCGTTAGTCGCCGAAGCGCGTGACTATGTCAGTGATATCGAAGATGCTGACATGCAGCTCGAAAAGCTGCTTGAGCTGTTTTATCGCCAGTGGGGATTTTGCGGCGCCAGCGGCGTCTACAAACTTTCTGATGCGCTCTGGATCGACAATGTCTTAAAGACCCGTCAGGGCACCGCCGTGTCACTGGGTGTGATTCTGCTGCACATCGCCGCCGAGCTGGAACTGCCGCTGATGCCGGTGATCTTCCCGACGCAGCTGATTCTGCGCGCCGACTGGATTGATGGCGACAAGTGGATGATTAACCCGTTCAATGGTGAAACCCTTGACCGGCATACGCTGGAGGTGTGGCTGAAAGGCAATATCAGCCCCACCGCGCGTCTGTATGACGATGATCTCGACGAAGCCAAAACCGTCACCGTGATGCGCAAGATGCTCGACACGCTGAAAGCGGCGTTGATGGAAGAGCAGAAGATGGAGCTGGCGCTGAACGTCAGTCAGGTGCTGTTGCGTATCGATCCGGATGATCCCTATGAAATCCGCGATCGCGGTTTGATCTACGCGCAGCTGGAGTGCGAACATATCGCCCTGAGTGATTTAAACTATTTCGTTGAGCAGTGTCCTGAAGACCCGGTCAGCGAAATGATCAAAGTTCAGATTCACGCAATCGAACAAAAACAGGTCACGCTGCACTAA
- a CDS encoding SirB2 family protein yields MFAFYPLIKNLHILTVVLTVTLFLLRFYWLRRGSAMMTKRWVRIVPHVNDTLLLVTGVLLVVITHFYPFTPQGSWLTEKLLAVIIYIALGFVALSRRPRTDRTRWIAFLVALIALVTIITLALTKMPLWG; encoded by the coding sequence ATGTTTGCTTTTTATCCCCTGATTAAAAATCTGCATATCTTAACGGTCGTGCTGACCGTGACGCTGTTCCTGCTGCGGTTTTACTGGCTACGCCGTGGTTCGGCGATGATGACAAAACGCTGGGTCCGCATTGTGCCGCACGTCAACGACACCCTGTTACTGGTGACCGGCGTCCTGCTGGTGGTGATTACCCACTTCTATCCCTTCACGCCACAAGGAAGCTGGCTGACGGAGAAGCTTTTAGCGGTTATCATCTACATCGCCTTAGGATTTGTGGCATTGAGTCGCCGTCCACGCACTGATCGCACCCGCTGGATCGCTTTTCTGGTGGCGTTAATCGCCCTGGTGACCATCATTACGCTGGCGCTGACCAAAATGCCGTTATGGGGATAG
- the prmC gene encoding peptide chain release factor N(5)-glutamine methyltransferase, which translates to MDIRHWLKQAVATLCGGDSPKRDAEILLGFVTGKSRSWLIAFDETVLSDAQLAQLDSLLARRARGEPVAHLVGEREFWSLPLRVSDATLIPRPDTELLVEQALAHLPATPSTILDMGTGTGAIALALASERPDCQVTGVDRIEAAVELAGSNAEKLNLSNTTFLLSHWFQALTPQRFTLIVSNPPYIDASDSHLEQGDVRFEPRSALVADEAGLADLRTLIEQAPAWLLPGGWLLLEHGWQQGEAVATLMRNNGYDAVETVRDYGGNPRVTLGQFPS; encoded by the coding sequence ATGGATATTCGTCACTGGCTGAAGCAGGCGGTCGCCACGCTGTGTGGTGGTGACAGTCCGAAGCGTGACGCAGAGATCCTGTTAGGTTTCGTGACCGGCAAATCGCGCAGCTGGTTAATTGCCTTCGATGAAACGGTGCTCAGCGATGCGCAACTCGCACAGCTGGACAGCCTGCTGGCGCGTCGCGCCCGGGGTGAACCGGTGGCGCATCTGGTAGGCGAGCGTGAGTTCTGGTCGCTGCCGTTACGTGTCAGTGACGCCACGCTGATCCCGCGCCCGGACACCGAACTGCTGGTTGAGCAGGCGCTGGCGCATCTGCCCGCGACTCCCTCGACCATTCTGGATATGGGCACCGGCACCGGGGCGATTGCGCTGGCGCTGGCCAGCGAGCGGCCCGACTGTCAGGTGACCGGCGTGGATCGCATTGAAGCCGCCGTTGAGCTGGCAGGCAGCAATGCAGAAAAGCTCAACCTCTCTAATACCACCTTTCTGCTCAGTCACTGGTTTCAGGCGCTGACGCCGCAGCGCTTTACGCTTATCGTCAGCAACCCGCCTTATATTGATGCCAGCGACAGTCACCTGGAGCAGGGCGACGTGCGTTTCGAACCGCGCAGCGCGCTGGTGGCGGATGAAGCGGGGCTGGCCGATCTGCGCACGCTGATTGAGCAGGCGCCCGCGTGGCTGCTGCCGGGTGGCTGGCTGCTGCTGGAACATGGCTGGCAGCAGGGTGAGGCGGTGGCCACGCTGATGCGGAATAATGGCTATGACGCCGTTGAAACCGTCAGGGATTACGGCGGTAATCCGCGTGTGACGCTGGGCCAGTTCCCTTCATAA
- the prfA gene encoding peptide chain release factor 1, with protein MKTSIVAKLEALQERHEEVEAMLGDAGVIADQERFRALSREYAQLTDVTRCFRDWQQVQEDIETAQQMLDDPEMRDMAQEELQEAREKGEALEQQLQVLLLPKDPDDERACFIEVRAGTGGDEAAIFAGDLFRMYSRYAEARRWRVEIVSANEGEHGGYKEVIARVTGDGAYGRMKFESGGHRVQRVPETESQGRIHTSACTVAVMPEIPEAELPEINAGDLKIDTFRSSGAGGQHVNTTDSAIRITHLPTGIVVECQDERSQHKNKAKALAVLGSRIHAAEMARRHAAEASTRRNLLGSGDRSDRNRTYNFPQGRVTDHRINLTIYRLDEVMEGKLDSLIEPIVQEYQADQLAALAGQD; from the coding sequence ATGAAAACCTCTATAGTTGCCAAACTGGAAGCCCTGCAGGAGCGCCACGAAGAAGTGGAAGCGATGCTGGGTGATGCTGGCGTGATCGCCGATCAGGAGCGTTTCCGTGCGCTGTCACGCGAATATGCTCAACTGACCGATGTGACCCGTTGCTTCCGCGACTGGCAGCAGGTTCAGGAAGATATCGAAACGGCGCAGCAGATGCTCGACGATCCTGAAATGCGCGATATGGCGCAGGAAGAGTTGCAGGAAGCGCGTGAGAAGGGCGAAGCGCTGGAGCAGCAGTTACAGGTGCTGTTACTGCCGAAAGATCCCGACGATGAGCGCGCCTGTTTTATTGAAGTACGCGCCGGAACGGGCGGCGACGAAGCCGCGATCTTCGCCGGCGATCTGTTCCGCATGTACAGCCGCTATGCCGAAGCGCGTCGCTGGCGGGTGGAGATCGTCAGCGCCAACGAAGGCGAGCATGGCGGTTACAAAGAAGTGATTGCCCGCGTCACCGGCGACGGTGCCTATGGCCGCATGAAGTTCGAATCAGGCGGACACCGCGTGCAGCGCGTGCCGGAGACCGAATCCCAGGGCCGTATTCATACTTCAGCCTGCACCGTTGCCGTGATGCCGGAAATTCCGGAAGCGGAACTGCCGGAAATCAACGCTGGTGACCTGAAGATCGATACCTTCCGCTCATCCGGCGCAGGCGGTCAGCACGTTAACACCACCGACTCCGCGATCCGTATTACCCACCTGCCAACCGGCATCGTGGTGGAGTGTCAGGACGAACGTTCACAGCATAAAAACAAAGCCAAAGCGCTGGCGGTGCTGGGTTCGCGTATTCATGCGGCAGAGATGGCACGCCGTCACGCCGCCGAGGCCAGTACCCGCCGCAACCTGCTGGGCAGCGGCGATCGTTCTGACCGTAACCGTACCTATAACTTCCCGCAGGGCCGCGTGACTGACCATCGCATCAATCTGACGATCTACCGTCTGGACGAAGTAATGGAAGGCAAACTCGACAGCCTGATTGAGCCAATTGTGCAGGAGTACCAGGCGGATCAGCTGGCGGCACTGGCTGGTCAGGATTAA
- the hemA gene encoding glutamyl-tRNA reductase, with the protein MTLLALGINHKTAPIALRERVSFGPETLEQALNSLLSQPMVQSGVVLSTCNRTELYLSVEQQADLQARLVSWLCNYHQLDEEDVRNSLYWHQDNEAVSHLMRVASGLDSLVLGEPQILGQVKKAFADSSRGHALSSELERMFQKTFSVAKRVRTETDIGANAVSVAFAACTLARQIFESLSSVNVLLVGAGETIELVARHLREHQVKNLIIANRTRERAEALASEVGAEVITLAEIDARLAEADIIISSTSSPLPIIGKGMMERALKARRNKPMLLVDIAVPRDVEPEVGDLPNAYLYSVDDLQAIIEQNLAQRKAAAVQAESIVVQESSEFMAWLRSQGAVNTIREYRSQAEDIRAELEGRALQALQQGADPQKVMQELAHKLTNRLIHAPTKSLQQAARDGDNERLQILRDSLGLD; encoded by the coding sequence ATGACGCTGCTCGCTCTCGGAATCAACCACAAGACTGCCCCCATTGCTCTGCGCGAACGCGTTTCGTTCGGGCCGGAGACGCTTGAGCAGGCGCTGAACAGCCTGTTATCACAGCCAATGGTGCAGAGCGGCGTGGTGTTGTCCACCTGTAACCGGACGGAACTCTACCTGAGTGTAGAGCAGCAGGCCGATTTACAGGCGCGTCTGGTGAGCTGGTTATGCAATTATCATCAGCTGGATGAAGAGGATGTGCGCAACAGCCTCTACTGGCATCAGGATAACGAGGCGGTCAGCCACCTGATGCGCGTCGCCAGCGGACTCGATTCACTGGTGCTGGGCGAACCTCAGATCCTCGGTCAGGTAAAAAAAGCGTTTGCCGACTCCTCACGTGGTCATGCGCTGAGCAGTGAACTGGAACGCATGTTCCAGAAAACCTTCTCTGTCGCCAAACGCGTGCGCACGGAAACCGATATCGGTGCCAATGCGGTGTCAGTGGCGTTTGCCGCCTGTACGCTGGCCCGCCAAATCTTCGAATCCCTCTCCTCCGTTAATGTGTTGCTGGTTGGCGCGGGTGAAACCATTGAGCTGGTGGCACGTCATCTGCGTGAACATCAGGTCAAAAATCTGATCATCGCGAACCGTACCCGCGAGCGTGCTGAAGCGCTGGCGTCGGAAGTGGGTGCAGAGGTGATTACGCTGGCGGAGATTGATGCCCGCCTGGCCGAAGCCGACATTATTATCTCCTCAACCTCCAGTCCGCTACCGATTATCGGTAAGGGGATGATGGAACGCGCTCTGAAAGCGCGACGTAACAAACCCATGCTGCTGGTCGATATTGCGGTGCCACGCGACGTGGAGCCGGAAGTGGGCGATCTGCCTAACGCCTATCTCTATAGCGTGGATGACCTGCAGGCGATCATCGAGCAGAACCTGGCGCAGCGCAAAGCGGCCGCGGTTCAGGCCGAAAGCATCGTGGTTCAGGAAAGCAGCGAGTTCATGGCGTGGCTGCGCTCACAGGGCGCGGTGAATACCATCCGTGAATATCGTTCTCAGGCGGAGGATATCCGTGCTGAGCTGGAAGGCCGTGCGCTGCAGGCGCTGCAGCAGGGTGCCGATCCGCAGAAAGTCATGCAGGAACTGGCGCACAAGCTGACTAACCGTTTAATACACGCTCCAACCAAATCACTTCAGCAGGCCGCCCGCGACGGCGATAATGAACGCCTGCAGATTTTACGCGACAGCCTGGGTCTCGATTAG
- the lolB gene encoding lipoprotein insertase outer membrane protein LolB: MLNSPRNLLRLLPLASVLLAACSVNKPQGPGPSVTAPQWQQHQQAVSKVTHYQTRGAFAYLSDKQKVYARFNWQQTAPDRYRLLLTNPLGSTELQLDAQGSVVQIVDNKGKRYVSNDAQKMISQLTGMNIPLANLRQWMMGLPGDATDYKLNDSYQLSSLNYSRDGQNWQVSIAGYDSKVTPPLPSSLELKEGDQRIKLRMDGWTVQ; the protein is encoded by the coding sequence ATGCTTAATTCACCACGCAATCTGTTGCGCCTTTTGCCCCTTGCCAGCGTGCTGCTGGCGGCCTGTAGCGTCAACAAACCGCAAGGTCCCGGCCCCAGCGTTACCGCGCCACAATGGCAACAGCATCAGCAGGCGGTCTCAAAGGTCACGCACTACCAGACCCGCGGCGCCTTTGCCTACCTCTCTGACAAGCAGAAAGTCTACGCTCGCTTCAACTGGCAGCAGACCGCACCCGATCGCTATCGCCTGCTGCTGACCAATCCGCTCGGCAGCACCGAGCTGCAGCTCGATGCGCAGGGCTCGGTAGTGCAGATCGTCGATAACAAAGGCAAGCGCTACGTCAGCAACGATGCGCAGAAAATGATCTCGCAGCTGACCGGCATGAACATTCCGCTGGCGAATCTGCGTCAGTGGATGATGGGTCTGCCGGGCGATGCCACGGATTATAAGCTTAACGATAGCTATCAGCTGAGCAGCCTCAACTACAGCCGCGACGGTCAGAACTGGCAGGTTTCGATTGCGGGCTACGACAGCAAGGTTACCCCGCCGCTGCCGTCCAGCCTGGAGCTGAAAGAGGGCGACCAGCGGATTAAACTGCGTATGGACGGCTGGACCGTTCAATGA
- the ispE gene encoding 4-(cytidine 5'-diphospho)-2-C-methyl-D-erythritol kinase → MITHWPAPAKLNLFLYITGRRPDGYHNLQTLFQFLDYGDELQISVDHSDSVQLLTPVPGVADADNLIVRAATMLKQAAQDNHRLPARAGAQIAIEKRLPMGGGIGGGSSDAATVLVALNHLWQTGFTPDELAAIGVKLGADVPVFVHGFAAFAEGVGEQLQPAAPEEKWYLVAHPGVNISTPVVFNDPGLTRDTPSRSLSTLLALPFTNDCEAVVRKRFREVDALVSWLLEYAPSRLTGTGACVFAEFDTESAARQVLELAPNGVRGFVARGVNVSPLQRTLRGD, encoded by the coding sequence ATGATCACCCACTGGCCTGCCCCGGCAAAACTGAATCTTTTTCTCTACATCACTGGCCGTCGTCCCGACGGCTATCACAACCTGCAGACGCTGTTTCAGTTTCTCGACTACGGGGATGAATTGCAGATTAGCGTCGATCACAGCGATTCTGTTCAGCTGTTAACGCCGGTGCCGGGCGTCGCAGATGCGGACAACCTGATTGTGCGCGCCGCGACCATGCTGAAGCAGGCGGCACAGGACAACCATCGCCTGCCCGCACGCGCAGGTGCGCAGATTGCTATCGAGAAAAGGCTGCCTATGGGCGGCGGCATCGGTGGTGGCTCTTCTGATGCGGCGACCGTGCTGGTGGCGCTGAATCATCTGTGGCAAACCGGCTTCACACCGGATGAGCTGGCGGCAATCGGCGTGAAGCTGGGCGCGGATGTACCGGTCTTTGTGCATGGCTTTGCGGCCTTTGCAGAGGGTGTGGGTGAACAACTTCAGCCCGCAGCGCCGGAAGAAAAGTGGTATCTTGTCGCCCATCCTGGTGTGAACATCAGCACACCCGTGGTATTCAACGACCCCGGGCTGACGCGGGATACGCCATCGCGCAGTTTATCGACGCTTTTAGCCTTACCCTTCACCAATGATTGTGAAGCAGTGGTAAGAAAACGTTTTCGTGAGGTTGATGCGCTTGTTTCCTGGCTGCTAGAATACGCGCCGTCACGCCTGACTGGCACAGGCGCTTGTGTGTTTGCTGAATTTGACACCGAGTCCGCCGCCCGCCAGGTGCTGGAGCTTGCCCCGAATGGGGTACGCGGATTTGTAGCCCGGGGCGTTAATGTCTCGCCGTTACAGCGTACCCTGCGAGGCGATTAG